In Seriola aureovittata isolate HTS-2021-v1 ecotype China chromosome 17, ASM2101889v1, whole genome shotgun sequence, a genomic segment contains:
- the lpar2a gene encoding lysophosphatidic acid receptor 2a isoform X1, which translates to MAMESSVTNTCNYNSNVTFFYNSVGKKVSVTWTARDFVVIGLGLTVCLIVVLANLMVMVAIFMNRRFHFPIYYLLGNMAAADLFAGIAYANLMLNTGPWTRTLTKEQWYIRGALIDISLTASVANLLAVAVERHQTILTMQLHSTMPKRRVVLLIVCIWAVSIIMGLVPSKFWNCECNLSDCSTVAPLYSRQFLIFWAVLNLLTFFIMVAMYTRIFIYVRYRSQNVSQHTSEIQQRQTVINLMKTISMVLGAFVICWTPGLIILLLDGLLGKDSHANDYEKFCLVIAECNSLVNPIIYSLRDDEMRRTFKRILCCLCWRGVTQQREPPPVEIDSPLTETFSVAFSQETHGCVQKSEDQALCMPQDTNSKEDSWTMPGV; encoded by the exons ATGGCCATGGAGAGCAGTGTGACGAATACCTGCAACTACAACAGTAATGTCACCTTCTTTTACAACTCGGTGGGTAAAAAAGTCAGTGTAACATGGACGGCGCGGGACTTTGTGGTTATTGGACTGGGCTTGACTGTGTGTCTCATCGTAGTCCTGGCCAACCTGATGGTGATGGTGGCCATCTTCATGAACCGCCGCTTCCACTTTCCTATCTACTATCTCCTGGGCAACATGGCTGCAGCAGACCTGTTTGCCGGTATTGCCTATGCCAACCTGATGTTGAACACGGGCCCCTGGACCAGGACTCTCACTAAGGAGCAGTGGTACATCCGCGGGGCTCTGATTGACATCAGCCTGACAGCCTCTGTGGCCAACCTGCTTGCTGTCGCCGTAGAGCGCCACCAGACCATTCTCACCATGCAGCTGCACAGCACGATGCCCAAGCGTCGAGTGGTGCTGCTGATAGTTTGCATCTGGGCTGTGAGCATCATCATGGGCCTGGTGCCCTCCAAGTTTTGGAACTGCGAGTGCAATCTGTCAGACTGCTCCACTGTCGCTCCTCTCTACAGCCGCCAATTCCTCATCTTCTGGGCAGTCCTAAACTTGCTCACTTTCTTCATAATGGTGGCCATGTACACTCGTATCTTTATCTATGTAAGATACAGGAGCCAGAACGTGTCTCAGCATACCTCTGAGatacagcagagacagactgtTATCAACCTGATGAAAACTATTTCCATGGTTCTGG GCGCCTTTGTAATCTGCTGGACCCCTGGCCTCATCATTCTCTTACTGGACGGGCTTTTGGGTAAAGACAGCCACGCCAACGACTATGAGAAGTTCTGTTTGGTGATAGCTGAGTGCAACTCTCTGGTCAACCCCATCATCTATTCCCTGCGAGACGACGAGATGCGGAGGACATTCAAGCGGATCCTGTGCTGTCTATGCTGGAGAGGTGTCACTCAGCAGAGGGAGCCTCCACCTGTAGAGATTGACTCACCTTTAACAGAGACATTCTCGGTTGCTTTTAGTCAG GAAACACATGGCTGTGTCCAGAAGTCAGAAGATCAGGCCTTGTGTATGCCTCAGGACACCAACAGTAAAGAAGACAGCTGGACAATGCCTGGGGTATGA
- the lpar2a gene encoding lysophosphatidic acid receptor 2a isoform X2: MAMESSVTNTCNYNSNVTFFYNSVGKKVSVTWTARDFVVIGLGLTVCLIVVLANLMVMVAIFMNRRFHFPIYYLLGNMAAADLFAGIAYANLMLNTGPWTRTLTKEQWYIRGALIDISLTASVANLLAVAVERHQTILTMQLHSTMPKRRVVLLIVCIWAVSIIMGLVPSKFWNCECNLSDCSTVAPLYSRQFLIFWAVLNLLTFFIMVAMYTRIFIYVRYRSQNVSQHTSEIQQRQTVINLMKTISMVLGAFVICWTPGLIILLLDGLLGKDSHANDYEKFCLVIAECNSLVNPIIYSLRDDEMRRTFKRILCCLCWRGVTQQREPPPVEIDSPLTETFSVAFSQARYNL, from the exons ATGGCCATGGAGAGCAGTGTGACGAATACCTGCAACTACAACAGTAATGTCACCTTCTTTTACAACTCGGTGGGTAAAAAAGTCAGTGTAACATGGACGGCGCGGGACTTTGTGGTTATTGGACTGGGCTTGACTGTGTGTCTCATCGTAGTCCTGGCCAACCTGATGGTGATGGTGGCCATCTTCATGAACCGCCGCTTCCACTTTCCTATCTACTATCTCCTGGGCAACATGGCTGCAGCAGACCTGTTTGCCGGTATTGCCTATGCCAACCTGATGTTGAACACGGGCCCCTGGACCAGGACTCTCACTAAGGAGCAGTGGTACATCCGCGGGGCTCTGATTGACATCAGCCTGACAGCCTCTGTGGCCAACCTGCTTGCTGTCGCCGTAGAGCGCCACCAGACCATTCTCACCATGCAGCTGCACAGCACGATGCCCAAGCGTCGAGTGGTGCTGCTGATAGTTTGCATCTGGGCTGTGAGCATCATCATGGGCCTGGTGCCCTCCAAGTTTTGGAACTGCGAGTGCAATCTGTCAGACTGCTCCACTGTCGCTCCTCTCTACAGCCGCCAATTCCTCATCTTCTGGGCAGTCCTAAACTTGCTCACTTTCTTCATAATGGTGGCCATGTACACTCGTATCTTTATCTATGTAAGATACAGGAGCCAGAACGTGTCTCAGCATACCTCTGAGatacagcagagacagactgtTATCAACCTGATGAAAACTATTTCCATGGTTCTGG GCGCCTTTGTAATCTGCTGGACCCCTGGCCTCATCATTCTCTTACTGGACGGGCTTTTGGGTAAAGACAGCCACGCCAACGACTATGAGAAGTTCTGTTTGGTGATAGCTGAGTGCAACTCTCTGGTCAACCCCATCATCTATTCCCTGCGAGACGACGAGATGCGGAGGACATTCAAGCGGATCCTGTGCTGTCTATGCTGGAGAGGTGTCACTCAGCAGAGGGAGCCTCCACCTGTAGAGATTGACTCACCTTTAACAGAGACATTCTCGGTTGCTTTTAGTCAGGCAAGATACAAcctgtga